The Melitaea cinxia chromosome 24, ilMelCinx1.1, whole genome shotgun sequence genome window below encodes:
- the LOC123665556 gene encoding uncharacterized protein LOC123665556 encodes MLTKAKVISETLLELFFRKMTNQYCRSEFGICNQTFLEVADVNQGSEISLRTAATKHSVGSGQGFVRCSCYKNCSTNRCQCKKALILCNSKCHQSKPCKNK; translated from the exons ATGTTGACAAAGGCAAAGGTGATCTCAGAAACATTATTGGAGTTATTCTTCAGAAAAATGACGAATCAATATTgcag atCAGAATTCGGCATTTGCAATCAAACTTTTTTAGAGGTAGCAGATGTAAACCAAGGCTCTGAAATATCGTTAAGGACTGCAGCTACGAAACATTCAGTTGGATCAGGCCAAGGTTTTGTGAGATGCAGCTGCTACAAAAACTGTTCCACAAACAGATGCCAGTGCAAGAAGGCACTCATACTCTGCAATTCTAAGTGCCACCAAAGTAAaccatgtaaaaataaataa